In a genomic window of Quercus lobata isolate SW786 chromosome 4, ValleyOak3.0 Primary Assembly, whole genome shotgun sequence:
- the LOC115986002 gene encoding disease resistance protein RPM1-like, with the protein MGVLGKTTLARKVFDNHGTKEHFHCCIWVTVSESYNMEELLKEIKKQYYKVMGKTAPEEINNFNLISLVGKLRECLQNKRCVVIFNDFWGTIKHAFTDNNEGSRIIATTRNYNVASSCKEFSIVHIHEIQTLTPEKAMELFCKRAFKYSIIEGCQPKLEQLSA; encoded by the coding sequence ATGGGTGTTCTTGGCAAGACTACTCTTGCCAGGAAAGTTTTTGACAACCATGGCACAAAGGAACACTTCCATTGCTGCATTTGGGTCACAGTATCTGAATCATACAACATGGAGGAGCTTctgaaagagataaaaaagcAATACTATAAAGTAATGGGGAAGACTGCACCTGAGGAGATCAACAACTTCAATTTGATTTCACTCGTTGGAAAACTGAGGGAATGTCTACAAAATAAGAGGTGCGTTGTCATTTTCAATGATTTTTGGGGAACTATAAAGCATGCTTTTACAGATAATAACGAAGGCAGTAGGATTATAGCCACAACACGTAATTATAATGTTGCTTCTTCCTGCAAAGAGTTTTCAATTGTTCATATTCATGAAATACAAACTTTAACTCCTGAAAAGGCCATGGAACTCTTTTGCAAAAGGGCATTCAAGTACTCCATCATTGAGGGATGTCAACCAAAGTTGGAGCAACTATCTGCCTAA
- the LOC115984236 gene encoding cysteine-rich repeat secretory protein 38-like → MLCSKYISFSFLLFSLFLHAVNCADPLYHFCFSQENFTANSPYGTNLNGLLKILSTKVPSKGFGLSSTGQGRAQANGLALCRGDVSKTNCKTCVIDASKELGDRCPYKKGAIIWYDNCLLKYSNIHFFGEIDNKNKFYLWNVQDVENPTSFNPKVKDLLSRLSNKAYANPKFYATGDLKLDSSSKLYGLAQCTRDLSGLDCKKCLDTAISELPNCCDGKRGGRVVGGSCNVRYELYPFVNA, encoded by the coding sequence ATGTTGTGCTCAAAATATATTTCCTTCAGCTTTCTATTATTCAGCCTCTTCCTCCATGCAGTCAATTGTGCTGACCCATTATACCATTTTTGTTTTAGCCAGGAAAACTTCACTGCCAATAGCCCTTATGGTACAAACTTGAATGGCTTGCTAAAAATTTTGTCCACCAAAGTTCCTTCAAAAGGGTTTGGGCTCAGCTCGACTGGGCAAGGCCGAGCTCAAGCAAATGGTTTAGCCCTATGCCGAGGTGATGTCTCAAAAACAAACTGTAAGACCTGTGTCATTGATGCAAGCAAAGAGCTTGGTGATCGTTGTCCTTATAAAAAAGGAGCGATAATTTGGTATGATAACTGCCTTTTAAAGTACTCGAATATACATTTCTTTGGAGAAATCGATAACAAAAACAAGTTCTACTTGTGGAACGTCCAAGATGTAGAAAATCCCACTTCATTCAATCCAAAAGTTAAGGATTTGTTAAGCAGGTTATCTAATAAAGCTTATGCCAATCCAAAATTCTATGCTACCGGGGACCTAAAGCTTGATTCATCAAGCAAACTATATGGTTTGGCTCAATGCACCAGAGACCTTTCAGGTCTTGATTGTAAGAAGTGTCTTGATACTGCGATTAGTGAACTTCCCAACTGTTGCGATGGAAAACGAGGTGGGCGAGTTGTTGGTGGCAGTTGTAACGTTAGATATGAACTTTACCCCTTTGTTAATGCCTAG
- the LOC115987873 gene encoding cysteine-rich repeat secretory protein 38-like: MLCSKYISFSFLLFSLFLHAVNCADPLYHFCFSQENFTANSPYGTNLNGLLKLLSTKVPSKGFGLSSTGQGRAQVNGLALCRGDVSKTNCKTCVIDAGKELGDRCPYKKGAIIWYDNCLLKYSNIHFFGEIDNKNKFYLWNVQDVENPTSFNPKVKDLLSRLSNKAYANPKFYATGDLKLDSSSKLYGLAQCTRDLSGLDCKKCLDTAISELPNCCDGKRGGRVVGGSCNVRYELYPFVNA; this comes from the coding sequence ATGTTGTGCTCAAAATATATTTCCTTCAGCTTTCTACTATTCAGCCTCTTCCTCCATGCAGTCAATTGTGCTGACCCATTATACCATTTTTGTTTTAGCCAGGAAAACTTCACTGCCAATAGCCCTTATGGTACAAACTTGAATGGCTTGCTTAAACTTTTGTCCACCAAAGTTCCTTCAAAAGGGTTTGGGCTCAGCTCGACTGGGCAAGGCCGAGCTCAAGTAAATGGTTTAGCCCTATGCCGAGGTGATGTCTCAAAAACAAACTGTAAGACCTGTGTCATTGATGCGGGCAAAGAGCTTGGTGATCGTTGTCCTTATAAAAAAGGAGCGATAATTTGGTATGATAACTGCCTTTTAAAGTACTCGAATATACATTTCTTTGGAGAAATCGATAACAAAAACAAGTTCTACTTGTGGAACGTCCAAGATGTAGAAAATCCCACTTCATTCAATCCAAAAGTTAAGGATTTGTTAAGCAGGTTATCTAATAAAGCTTATGCCAATCCAAAATTCTATGCTACCGGGGACCTAAAGCTTGATTCATCAAGCAAACTATATGGTTTGGCTCAATGCACCAGAGACCTTTCAGGTCTTGATTGTAAGAAGTGTCTTGATACTGCGATTAGTGAACTTCCCAACTGTTGCGATGGAAAACGAGGTGGGCGAGTTGTTGGTGGCAGTTGTAACGTTAGATATGAACTTTACCCCTTTGTTAATGCCTAG
- the LOC115984238 gene encoding uncharacterized protein LOC115984238, whose amino-acid sequence MKLKGLLALIAFGKAEDEIGLIKECHIWVMRDYGVVESCSQIVVGPFQDVGKFFGCTGSGELVFSCDLKILNKNNLGIEDLEPKFYTADLMDLMESLVLLKE is encoded by the exons ATGAAGTTGAAG GGATTGCTGGCTCTGATTGCTTTTGGCAAAGCTGAAGATGAAATTGGGTTGATCAAGGAGTGCCACATATGGGTGATGAGGGATTATGGTGTTGTGGAGTCTTGTAGTCAAATAGTTGTTGGACCATTCCAGGATGTTGGGAAATTCTTTGGCTGCACGGGCAGCGGTGAACTTGTCTTTTCATGTGACCTTAAGATTCTAAATAAGAACAATCTTGGAATTGAAGATCTCGAACCAAAGTTTTATACAGCTGATCTCATGGATCTCATGGAGAGCTTAGTTTTGCTCAAAGAGTAA
- the LOC115987872 gene encoding cysteine-rich repeat secretory protein 38-like — protein MLCSKYISFSFLLFSLFLHAVNCADPLYHFCFSQENFTANSPYGTNLNGLLKLLSTKVPSKGFGLSSTGQGRAQVNGLALCRGDVSKTNCKTCVIDAGKELGDRCPYKKGAIIWYDNCLLKYSNIHFFGEIDNKNKFYMWNVEDVENPTSFNPKVKDLLSRLSNKAYANPKFYATGDLKLDSSSKLYGLAQCTRDLSSLDCKKCLDTAISELPNCCDGKRGGRVVGGSCNVRYELYPFVNA, from the coding sequence ATGTTGTGCTCAAAATATATTTCCTTCAGCTTTCTACTATTCAGCCTCTTCCTCCATGCAGTCAATTGTGCTGACCCATTATACCATTTTTGTTTTAGCCAGGAAAACTTCACTGCCAATAGCCCTTATGGTACAAACTTGAATGGCTTGCTTAAACTTTTGTCCACCAAAGTTCCTTCAAAAGGGTTTGGGCTCAGCTCGACTGGGCAAGGCCGAGCTCAAGTAAATGGTTTAGCCCTATGCCGAGGTGATGTCTCAAAAACAAACTGTAAGACCTGTGTCATTGATGCGGGCAAAGAGCTTGGTGATCGTTGTCCTTATAAAAAAGGAGCGATAATTTGGTATGATAACTGCCTTTTAAAGTACTCGAACATACATTTCTTTGGAGAAATCGataacaaaaacaagttttACATGTGGAACGTCGAAGACGTAGAAAATCCCACTTCATTCAATCCAAAAGTTAAGGATTTGTTAAGCAGGTTATCTAATAAAGCTTATGCCAATCCAAAATTCTATGCTACCGGGGACCTAAAGCTTGATTCATCAAGCAAACTATATGGTTTGGCTCAATGCACCAGAGACCTTTCAAGTCTTGATTGTAAGAAGTGTCTTGATACTGCGATTAGTGAACTTCCCAACTGTTGCGATGGAAAACGAGGTGGGCGAGTTGTTGGTGGCAGTTGTAACGTTAGATATGAACTTTACCCTTTTGTTAATGCCTAG